In the genome of Phragmites australis chromosome 9, lpPhrAust1.1, whole genome shotgun sequence, the window GGAGAAAACTTTCCTTGCAATGTGACACCTTACCGATGAGCAAATGTAATAATAGCGGTGTGGCTTAATGTTGTAGCTCGTTGACCTGAGAATGGGCTTAGTGAATGCAGCTAATATTGATGGTATGAACCTTGTTAGCAGTGCACTTTAAATTATATGTTTCAATGTGGTTTCAGGTCAAGGAGATACTGTCCCACTATCCAAGCAACTACAAGCAATCTGGTATTATTCCGATGCTTGATCTTGCGCAGCAGCAGCATGGTGGGTGGGTGCCAGTTGCAGCAATGGATGCTGTAAGTTCAACTATATAAAATGTAGGACCCATTTTTCACctttaatatgatattttatGTTCCATCtgaaaaaaaagttgaatattttacTGACCTATAGTTATACATTGGTTCACTCGAGTACTTATACAGTTACATACTTCCATCTTAATCGTATAGCAGAAACTCCTGATTGCCCCTGGTTTCTTGTTTTAGCTGCTGTCATTTAGCCCTTTTTTGGACAATCTTCTTCCTGTTCACTTCTGCAAGAATCATGGTTGTTACGGCGGCCCACCACTTTCATAACTTTATAGCGCCATGATGCGTGGCGTGGCGACGTCATACACATGTGGCGAATACACACAttatagtctaggatattagCAAATGccaatgtaaatgtagctcaATGGttatagtctaggatattagGAAATGTAAATATAGCACAAAAGACAAATGACAATGTAAATGTAACACAAAAGACATAGAACTCAATGTCACTGTTGACGCAATACACAATAAAGATACCTCAATGTCACTATTACATGCTGATTCATAGATACCTCAATGTCAATGTCATAGATACATAATAGATGTAAAATGCAGatatacacaatattttttgCAATTATTAATACCCTAAGGGGCTTAAATacaaaaatttgtaatataattgAGGTTATATTGAATCAACGCGTAATATATTGAAAAACTAGGGGGTTTCTGCAAAATTTGCACCGCCCACCAAGCCTTTCGGCCCATGCCAACCCGCCAGCCCATCCCGGCCCACCTAGTCAACGTATATAAGGCTGGGGGGTTAGGGATTTCATCCCCCCAGCACGCTGCCCCGCCCGCTTTGCCCCAGCGCGCGCCGCTCCTCCCACCCTGCTGCCCTAGGTTGCTCCGCCCTGTGCCGCCGCATCCCTCGTGCCTCTCCCGCTCCTGCTCCAGGAGGGTGCCATGGCGTCGCCGTTGCGAGGAGCAAAACGCCGCCACGCCGCCATACCGTCGATATGGCGACGCCATGATAACTGTGGCAAGAATTATACTTAATTTAAGTTTTTCCTATGTGTCAAGTGAAATCGCATGTGCATATTGGGCACTTGGTTTAGCTACCTGTGCAGTGCCAATAATCTTGAATTCTGACACTTATCTTACCAAGAGTTACCTTAGCTCTtcttctacaacaacaacaacaaacaacaacaacaacaaagcctttgtctcAAGCAAGTTGCgataggctagagatgaaacccacaagatctaactaaaaagatgatgataaaacaataataaataaaggtACTAATAATAGTAAAAAAGTAAGATTAATAACGGTGCTGGCAAACTTCTACTGGAAACAAATTTAACTACTGGCAAACTTAATATCTGTGTCGCCTAGGCTTCATTATCATATGTTTCAGTTTAACTGTTAAACGGGCAGGTCGCTATTCTCGTTGTTATGATGGTCCAACACTCACAGTCATGTATTTTCTTGTACAAGTAAAGTTACTGAATTTCCTTCAGTGTAGGAGAATGGGGGTTGACGGCCAATCGAAAAAAAGCATATTTACCATAATCAGTTGATATCTGTGTTTTAACTATAACGTTTTTTCTGCAGCTGATGCAGAAATTTGGAAATTTTCATGCGATAGCTTATATTATGCTCAGGGCATGTTATTAGATGAAATATTAAAAGTGGTTATCTTTTCTCACCATGACTTTTAGGTTGGTATCGCAGCAAGTATTGTAGTTTGCATTACAGACTGATCTGATGTATGTTATGATAAGCCGTGCTATTATCTGTTTGCCTCTCTATTGTTTTCCCTGTATTGGAAAACTTAACTTCCTATATTTTTCAGTATTCCTGAAAATGTTGTCTCTGTTTGTTCAGATTGCTAAAATCGTTGAAGTGGCGCCAATCAGGGTCTACGAAGTTGCTACATTTTACACAATGTTTAACCGGACTAAGGTTTCTTGATGCATTACTGCCTATTTTTGTTTTGTATGCATTGCTTCCCCCACTAGCATATCTTTTATACTATTGAGTTTTCCATTCCATGTAGGTGGGTAAATATCACCTTTTGGTGTGTGGAACTACACCTTGTATGCTTTGTGGTTCACGTGAGCTCGAAGAAACCTTGTTAAAGCACCTTGGAGTTAAACGGAATGGTTTGTATTTTCATCAGTACCTTATTCTGCTAACTAAGCATGCTACTCTCTGATTTGTTACCACTAACTTGTCCTGAGTCTCTGAGCTGGAACTTCGCTTGTTGTCTCCGCAATATCATtaaattttttgtttcctttgcaGAGGTGACCAGCGATGGTCTATTTTCTGTTGGAGAAATGGAGTGCATGGTAACACTGATCTACATGTTTATGAGATGCTGTTTCAGATACCTGCAAATAGTGTTTTGTAGTTGGTTTTTGTATGTTTACTTCAAGGAATGGTCTATAGTCTATTGTTGATTAATGATTTTAAAATGTTGGTTGTTTGTAATAGTTCTGTCAGAGCAACTGTTATTCACATTTCTACTGTGCATTTGCAGGGTTGTTGTGTTAATGCTCCCATGATTGCCGTAGCTGACTACTCGAAAGGTTCAGAGGGTTACTCATACAATTATTATGTAAGTTTATTTGCATGTTCTTAACTCTAAGATGGCTTGACAAAACTTAACTGTGTTTTTCTACCAAAACAGGACTTCACAAAATTTATCTGTGCCTTAACTTCGAGCTTCTTTTTCTGCATCTCTTTATTTTTAACAGGAGGACCTCACTCCGAAACGAGTTGTCGAGATTGTCGAGATGCTGAGAAGAGGAGAAACTCCCCCTGTAAGTATTACTTTAAGTATTACCCTTGGGCTAATGCGTCATTTTGATGACTGGATGACTTTTGCAGCGAGGCACACAGAATCCAGAGCGGAAAAATTGTGGCCCTGCTGGAGGAAGCACCACCTTGCACAGAGAGCCGAAACCTCCTCCATGCAGGGATCTAGATGCCTTGTAGATTTGCTTCGAAGCATTACGAGCACACAAATAAGTTGGCTCGCTTTGTATGGTGTGCAAGCTGCAAACAGCGGAAGGATGTGTTCTTTGTATCCTGAAGCTTTCTTTTGTTTCATCAATGAAAGCTTTCCTAACTTTTATTCTGCACCATCAGAGAAACGATCCATTGATTGACAATAAGATATTGTTGAGATGATATTCAGTGTCAAAAGCTTTGTATCTTGTCAACCGGTAAAAGAGCTGGACACCTGACAAACTGGGAGAATCAACCACCTTGCTGTTGTGCTATTCATTTTGTAGCCCGTGTTGTTACTTGTTTTCCATTTAAGCACGATATTCATACCCTTGTTGCATTTTGAATTCTGAGAATCAATATTAGATTTTCTAGAACGATAGTAGTGCTCGTGTGAATGTCTTGTACGGATCTCAAAAGGAACCGTTAGCAAATGCTTACAAAGTGGGTTACATTTATATGACGAGAATCTAAACAGAGCATGAAACTTGAACGATTTTGAGCTGTATTTTCAGTTTTTCATGGATTcgaaaaagaccaagaacaaacaTAGCCCATGTTCTTTCCGGCAGAACATGAACAAAAGTTGGTCACGCTGAACATTTTTAAACTGTTTCTTACATAAcgaaattattgtaaaattcatGTTAAGTTTCACTTTGTAAACAATAAAATTCGAAGTGGCTTGCCTAATTTGAAGAGACTTGGACATGTTTGGATCTCTTGCTGGGACTGTGTAGCCTTGTCGAGCAAGGCTAGCTATTTGGTAGCAATCCAAAAAGCTTGCTTTGCCGGGCAAAGCTCGCTTAGCCCAGCAAGGTTTCCCTTGCCCGTGAAGGCTAGCCAAATCGGCTCTCTCGCACGGGCAAGGATTGCTTGTTGCCGCTTCTCCCTTATGCTAGCTCGAATCAACATCTTCATGTGTGGAGGAGCTCCTTATCACACAAAATGGTCTTTCTCATTAGGATCAAGCTCCTCTTCACCCGACTCAGTATCTTCCCCTATGGGATCGAGCTCCTCCTTGTCCGAATCTGCGTCTTCCCTATCAGGATCGAGCTTCTCCTCATGCCAATCGACCTCCTGACTCTCCGCACTGGAGATGAACATCCAGATTGAG includes:
- the LOC133929188 gene encoding NADH dehydrogenase [ubiquinone] flavoprotein 2, mitochondrial-like, with the translated sequence MLPPAARLAARRLLGLASASASESAARCLAPSPIALAGYAAASGSVSRPFSTALNYHLDSPDNNPDMKWEFTEANMRKVKEILSHYPSNYKQSGIIPMLDLAQQQHGGWVPVAAMDAIAKIVEVAPIRVYEVATFYTMFNRTKVGKYHLLVCGTTPCMLCGSRELEETLLKHLGVKRNEVTSDGLFSVGEMECMGCCVNAPMIAVADYSKGSEGYSYNYYEDLTPKRVVEIVEMLRRGETPPRGTQNPERKNCGPAGGSTTLHREPKPPPCRDLDAL